From Ciconia boyciana chromosome 29, ASM3463844v1, whole genome shotgun sequence, one genomic window encodes:
- the RACK1 gene encoding small ribosomal subunit protein RACK1: protein MTEQMTLRGTLKGHNGWVTQIATTPQFPDMILSASRDKTIIMWKLTRDETNYGIPQRALRGHSHFVSDVVISSDGQFALSGSWDGTLRLWDLTTGTTTRRFVGHTKDVLSVAFSSDNRQIVSGSRDKTIKLWNTLGVCKYTVQDESHSEWVSCVRFSPNSSNPIIVSCGWDKLVKVWNLANCKLKTNHIGHTGYLNTVTVSPDGSLCASGGKDGQAMLWDLNEGKHLYTLDGGDIINALCFSPNRYWLCAATGPSIKIWDLEGKIIVDELKQEVISTSSKAEPPQCTSLAWSADGQTLFAGYTDNLVRVWQVTIGTR, encoded by the exons atgacGGAGCAGATGACCCTGCGGGGCACCCTGAAGGGCCACAACGGCTGGGTGACCCAGATCGCCACCACGCCGCAGTTCCCGGACATGATTCTCTCCGCCTCGCGCG ACAAAACCATTATCATGTGGAAGCTGACCCGTGACGAGACCAACTATGGGATCCCGCAGCGAGCTCTGCGCGGTCACTCGCACTTTGTCAGCGACGTGGTCATCTCCTCCGACGGGCAGTTTGCTCTCTCGGGCTCCTGGGACGGCACCCTGCGGCTCTGGGACCTCACCAC CGGCACCACCACCCGTCGCTTCGTGGGCCACACCAAGGACGTCCTGAGCGTGGCCTTCTCCTCCGACAACCGCCAGATCGTTTCGGGCTCCAGGGACAAAACCATCAAGCTCTGGAACACCTTGGGCGTCTGCAAGTACACGGTGCAG GACGAGAGTCACTCGGAGTGGGTGTCGTGCGTGCGTTTCTCCCCGAACAGTAGCAACCCCATCATCGTCTCCTGCGGCTGGGACAAGCTGGTGAAG GTTTGGAATTTGGCTAACTGCAAGCTGAAGACTAATCACATCGGGCACACGGGCTACCTGAACACGGTGACCGTCTCCCCCGACGGCTCCCTCTGCGCCTCCGGTGGCAAG GACGGCCAGGCCATGCTGTGGGACCTGAATGAAGGCAAACACCTCTACACCTTGGACGGAGGAGACATCATCAACGCCCTGTGCTTCAGCCCCAACCGCTACTGGCTCTGCGCTGCCACCGGCCCCAGCATCAAGATCTGG GACCTGGAAGGCAAAATCATTGTGGATGAGCTGAAGCAGGAGGTGATCAGCACCAGCAGCAAAGCCGAACCACCCCAGTGCACTTCCCTGGCCTGGTCCGCAGATGGGCAG ACCCTGTTTGCCGGCTACACAGATAACCTCGTCCGGGTGTGGCAAGTCACCATCGGGACCAGATGA